Proteins encoded in a region of the Paenibacillus wynnii genome:
- a CDS encoding TetR/AcrR family transcriptional regulator: MSEKMDRRQARTKQLMRDALLSIIEERSIEGITVTDIANRADINRGTFYLHYRDVAGMLDQMKEEAFEHIQNTIQQLNPKELMVYADKNEPYPKITLIFEEVKRQAKFFKVMFGPHGDVSYINRFKDLMETRIFKNLSYAQPQEENRLVPLEFLISYMASANLGVVLHWLQSGMKQTPLELSAIMTNLMNYGPITSSGLRIETPKMASKNRSN; encoded by the coding sequence ATGTCTGAAAAAATGGATCGAAGACAAGCTCGAACCAAACAATTAATGCGCGACGCTCTCCTCTCTATAATCGAAGAGAGAAGTATCGAAGGAATTACCGTTACAGACATCGCCAACCGCGCGGATATTAATAGAGGCACCTTCTACCTGCATTACCGGGACGTAGCTGGCATGTTAGATCAAATGAAGGAAGAAGCCTTTGAGCATATTCAGAACACCATCCAGCAGCTTAATCCTAAGGAATTAATGGTTTATGCCGACAAAAATGAGCCCTACCCAAAGATAACCCTTATATTCGAGGAGGTTAAACGTCAGGCAAAATTTTTCAAGGTCATGTTCGGACCTCATGGGGATGTATCTTATATCAACCGATTTAAGGATCTGATGGAAACCCGTATTTTTAAGAACCTTTCTTATGCACAGCCCCAAGAAGAGAATCGATTAGTTCCTTTGGAATTCCTGATTTCTTATATGGCTTCAGCTAACCTGGGAGTAGTGCTGCACTGGCTACAATCCGGAATGAAGCAAACACCTCTCGAGCTTTCAGCTATAATGACAAACCTAATGAATTATGGCCCAATTACATCATCTGGACTAAGGATTGAAACCCCGAAGATGGCGTCGAAAAATCGGTCAAATTAA
- a CDS encoding YhgE/Pip domain-containing protein: MALIKQKKLWIGIVAVFVVLVVFGAAMMGSIVGAKPKNLPVAIVVLDQQVGLPTGESLAVGEKIREKLLSNKQLPIVWKVVGSEAEVRAGLDHQEYYGALVLPTDLSSGLLSLASPDRKPATVKIITNEGANTQASSAVKQMLGAAMKGASLELSAQLLGQISQQSEQITVGAAKALLSPIIIEEETVHAVGINNASGNAPGMLTQIQWIGSLVAGLMLFIISKGVAAKGTRRWGVILSQLGVGLVLLMAVSGFLVWMASSWYGMELTHAVDTWLFLWLAGSAFFFIQSSLLNWIGLPTMGILVLLMFFSMPVLNIAPEFLSQATQDWLYSWVPLKFVAVGLREVMYFGGFKSGSMNVEVLWGILVFFLIVLVASGVKKAKPQDVAVTAIANPVL; encoded by the coding sequence ATGGCTCTCATAAAACAAAAGAAGCTGTGGATAGGGATAGTTGCTGTATTTGTTGTGTTAGTTGTCTTCGGGGCTGCTATGATGGGTTCGATTGTCGGGGCAAAGCCTAAAAATTTACCAGTTGCTATTGTGGTTCTAGATCAACAGGTAGGGCTGCCGACAGGTGAATCTCTAGCCGTGGGTGAGAAGATACGGGAGAAGTTACTGTCTAATAAACAGCTTCCTATTGTATGGAAGGTTGTTGGTTCAGAGGCGGAAGTAAGAGCGGGTTTGGATCATCAAGAGTATTATGGGGCATTGGTGCTACCCACAGACCTCAGCAGCGGATTGCTATCGTTGGCTAGTCCAGATCGTAAACCGGCAACAGTAAAGATTATTACGAATGAAGGTGCGAATACACAAGCCTCGTCCGCCGTAAAGCAGATGCTAGGAGCTGCAATGAAGGGTGCTAGTCTGGAGCTGTCTGCACAGTTGCTTGGACAGATTAGTCAGCAATCAGAGCAAATAACGGTAGGAGCAGCTAAAGCTTTATTATCTCCAATAATTATAGAAGAAGAGACGGTTCATGCTGTGGGTATCAATAATGCGAGTGGTAATGCACCGGGTATGCTCACTCAGATCCAATGGATTGGCAGCTTGGTGGCTGGGTTAATGCTGTTTATAATATCCAAGGGGGTAGCTGCTAAGGGAACTCGGAGATGGGGTGTTATTCTTAGTCAGCTAGGGGTTGGACTCGTCTTATTAATGGCTGTATCGGGGTTCTTGGTATGGATGGCTTCGTCATGGTACGGAATGGAGCTAACACATGCTGTAGATACCTGGTTATTCCTTTGGCTGGCTGGCTCGGCATTCTTCTTCATACAATCGTCGTTACTGAACTGGATTGGCCTCCCTACTATGGGGATTCTCGTGCTGCTTATGTTCTTCTCCATGCCAGTGCTTAATATTGCACCTGAATTCCTGTCGCAGGCGACACAGGATTGGCTATACTCATGGGTACCGTTGAAGTTTGTTGCAGTAGGACTTCGAGAGGTTATGTATTTCGGCGGATTTAAGTCGGGTAGTATGAACGTAGAGGTGTTATGGGGTATTTTAGTCTTTTTCCTTATTGTGTTGGTGGCATCCGGGGTTAAAAAAGCTAAGCCTCAGGATGTTGCTGTTACTGCTATTGCCAATCCAGTTTTATAG
- a CDS encoding alpha/beta fold hydrolase → MKPIPKKKMSTTSGNLEYSQSGEGIPAVILINGGSGPIEGWYKVFHELAEETTVFAYNRFGVGGSDKPSTPQHGNAIVNSLRELLQEVNLHPPYILVGHSLGGLYANLFARQYPDDIAGVVLLDSSHPQDLKINETQNGFIRGINRILRKFDSFSPHNQWNEVHFVEKTVEQIGQAAPFPDVPLFVVSGGKKPPMLPEHAYQLRKANQLDFVQRNPQGKHIIAFRSGHFPQMSEPEVVKQAIQECIAKVRKKDT, encoded by the coding sequence ATGAAGCCTATTCCTAAGAAAAAGATGTCTACGACAAGCGGCAATCTGGAATATTCTCAATCTGGTGAGGGTATACCTGCCGTTATTCTCATTAATGGAGGAAGCGGTCCGATTGAAGGCTGGTACAAAGTGTTCCATGAACTCGCTGAGGAGACCACGGTATTTGCTTATAATCGATTCGGTGTAGGAGGCAGCGATAAGCCATCCACTCCTCAACATGGAAATGCAATTGTGAACTCACTCAGAGAATTGCTCCAGGAAGTAAACCTCCATCCTCCTTATATTCTAGTCGGGCACTCTCTAGGCGGGTTATATGCTAACCTGTTTGCTAGGCAATATCCAGATGATATAGCGGGAGTCGTACTGCTGGATTCCAGCCACCCGCAAGATCTAAAAATTAATGAAACTCAAAATGGATTCATCCGGGGCATTAATCGAATCCTTCGGAAATTCGACTCTTTCTCTCCTCATAACCAATGGAACGAGGTTCACTTTGTAGAGAAGACCGTAGAGCAAATTGGGCAGGCTGCTCCTTTCCCGGATGTCCCTTTATTTGTGGTATCTGGGGGCAAAAAACCACCAATGCTCCCAGAGCATGCCTATCAATTAAGAAAAGCCAATCAACTAGACTTTGTGCAGCGGAACCCTCAGGGTAAACATATCATAGCTTTCCGAAGCGGACATTTTCCGCAGATGTCGGAGCCAGAAGTCGTAAAGCAGGCTATTCAGGAGTGTATAGCTAAGGTGAGGAAAAAAGACACTTGA
- a CDS encoding M23 family metallopeptidase: MLNNKRRNLTHMGRTLISLLMIVLVMASCSGNNQGNPKGDTSDMKRIGGEDIAPMILAGEYERLYVQFSEDLKKMVKLEEFRSLGEEFTKDIDSFQLLSNMQVNGAESLVWNDISESKELTATVDAKGTIIGIQILPHEPHPETDDAYSKTLFNLPFGGEWLVYWGGKSRFVNYHYEYEQIRYAYDFLKEKNGYTYEGNPKLNDSYFAFNEEIYAPAEGVVVEAIDGILDNEPVGKMNEEQPAGNMVLIQHTNGEYSTIAHLKKGSVKVKTGDTVTTGQLIGLCGNSGNSSEPHIHFQVSSGTDENKLTTLPITFKDGLEPIRGDIVSGTINKQ, encoded by the coding sequence ATGCTTAACAATAAGAGGCGGAATTTAACTCATATGGGGCGTACCCTAATCTCTCTGCTCATGATTGTCCTAGTTATGGCAAGCTGCAGTGGTAACAATCAAGGTAATCCGAAGGGAGACACTAGTGATATGAAAAGAATTGGCGGCGAAGACATTGCTCCCATGATTCTTGCGGGTGAATATGAACGACTCTACGTCCAGTTTAGTGAAGATCTGAAGAAGATGGTCAAGCTTGAGGAATTCCGTTCATTGGGTGAAGAATTTACAAAGGACATTGATTCTTTCCAGCTCCTGTCGAACATGCAGGTAAATGGGGCCGAATCCTTGGTTTGGAACGATATCTCAGAGAGTAAGGAGCTTACAGCCACTGTAGATGCAAAAGGGACCATCATCGGAATCCAAATCCTGCCTCATGAACCCCATCCAGAGACGGATGACGCTTACTCTAAGACTCTATTTAATCTACCTTTTGGAGGGGAATGGCTTGTCTATTGGGGTGGAAAAAGTAGATTTGTTAATTATCACTACGAATATGAACAAATACGCTATGCTTATGATTTTCTAAAAGAAAAAAACGGCTATACCTACGAAGGCAACCCAAAGCTCAATGATAGTTATTTCGCTTTCAATGAAGAGATTTATGCCCCGGCAGAAGGTGTAGTTGTTGAGGCCATTGATGGCATTTTAGATAATGAGCCCGTAGGCAAGATGAATGAAGAACAACCTGCAGGAAATATGGTCCTTATTCAACATACCAATGGAGAATATAGCACAATAGCTCATCTGAAAAAGGGTTCAGTCAAAGTAAAGACAGGGGATACCGTGACTACCGGCCAACTTATCGGGTTATGCGGTAATTCAGGAAACTCCTCTGAGCCTCATATTCATTTTCAAGTATCATCAGGAACGGACGAAAATAAGTTGACTACCCTGCCTATCACCTTTAAGGATGGCTTGGAACCGATCCGCGGTGATATCGTATCAGGAACTATAAATAAACAATAA